The Dehalococcoidia bacterium genome has a segment encoding these proteins:
- a CDS encoding SRPBCC family protein, whose amino-acid sequence MASVTREIIINETPERLFDYVTNQENLPKWLLQIAKSEVKGGGPIQRGSILIQTLKQGNWSIDSEAEVIKHDRSYSHIVSTRIMGVETTISFDFQAQENDRTKITLISKVRGRGLGVFLVPMVEETMTKSDVYLENLKQLVEINH is encoded by the coding sequence ATGGCTTCAGTCACGAGAGAAATCATCATAAATGAAACCCCTGAACGACTCTTCGATTACGTGACTAACCAGGAGAATCTTCCCAAATGGTTACTCCAAATTGCTAAGTCAGAAGTAAAAGGCGGTGGCCCCATACAAAGAGGCTCGATATTGATTCAGACTCTGAAGCAAGGCAATTGGTCCATAGATTCCGAAGCCGAAGTAATCAAACATGATAGGTCTTATTCCCATATCGTGAGCACTCGGATTATGGGTGTTGAGACCACTATCTCCTTCGATTTTCAAGCACAGGAGAATGATAGAACGAAAATAACTCTGATTAGCAAGGTTAGGGGAAGGGGACTTGGCGTATTTCTGGTGCCAATGGTGGAAGAGACCATGACAAAAAGTGATGTATATCTAGAAAATCTGAAGCAACTTGTCGAAATTAATCACTGA